In Ferviditalea candida, the genomic window GATTAAGGAAGAAGTCGGGGAATATCCGGTATTGCTGCTGGACGATGTGCTTTCAGAATTGGACCGATACCGACAAACACAGCTCATTCTTACATTTCAGGACAAGGTGCAGACATTCATCACAACAACGGGCATTGAGAGCATTGATTGGTCGCAGTTGAGACATGCCGGTGTTTTTCACGTGCACAATGGAACGGTAACGAAAGCGAATGAATCCATAAATGAGGGGTGACGATTGCATGTTTATACATTTGGGCGGTGAAAAAATCATTCGTACCTCGGAGCTTATTGCGATTTTCGATATATCCATTGATAAAAATTCAAAGCTGATCAAACCGCTTTCCGAACAGCCCAGCAAAAATGAACGCATTGAAGTCATCGGAGATGAAGAACCGAAATCGATTGTTCTGACGCAAAATAAGACTTTTTACTCCCCTATATCATCGGCAACATTGAAAAAAAGAGCGAATCAACTCATCGACACGCTTAATGAACAGGTTTCGACTTCTACGAAGTAAACGACTCGAAGAATCTACGCTGAATGAATCAATCAGCGGAAGCGAATTTTCAAGGTAGGTGAAAGTATATGTCGTTGAATCAGCATGCTTACGATGAAACACAGATTCAGGTTTTGGAAGGTCTGGAGGCGGTAAGAAAGCGTCCGGGCATGTATATCGGTTCCACCAGCAGCAGAGGACTGCACCATCTTGTATGGGAAGTGGTCGACAATAGTATCGATGAAGCGCTGGCGGGATTTTGTACCAAAATTGAAGTTATTGTCCATAAAGATAACACGATCACGGTCATCGATAACGGGCGGGGAATTCCGGTAGGCGAGCATCCAAAAATGAAAAAATCGACCGTAGAAGTGGTCATGACCGTACTTCATGCCGGAGGAAAATTCGGCGGTGAAGGATATAAGGTATCCGGAGGGCTGCACGGC contains:
- the remB gene encoding extracellular matrix regulator RemB, with the protein product MFIHLGGEKIIRTSELIAIFDISIDKNSKLIKPLSEQPSKNERIEVIGDEEPKSIVLTQNKTFYSPISSATLKKRANQLIDTLNEQVSTSTK